One genomic region from Strix uralensis isolate ZFMK-TIS-50842 chromosome 19, bStrUra1, whole genome shotgun sequence encodes:
- the CYTH1 gene encoding cytohesin-1 isoform X2: MEEEGGGGGYVPSDLTPEECQELENIRRRKQELLADIQRLKDEIAEVTNEIENLGSTEERKNMQRNKQVAMGRKKFNMDPKKGIQFLIENDLLKNTCEDIAQFLYKGEGLNKTAIGDYLGERDEFNIQVLHAFVELHEFTDLNLVQALRQFLWSFRLPGEAQKIDRMMEAFAQRYCQCNPGVFQSTDTCYVLSFAIIMLNTSLHNPNVKDKPTAERFIAMNRGINDGGDLPEELLRNLYESIKNEPFKIPEDDGNDLTHTFFNPDREGWLLKLGGGRVKTWKRRWFILTDNCLYYFEYTTDKEPRGIIPLENLSIREVEDSKKPNCFELYIPDNKDQVIKACKTEADGRVVEGNHTVYRISAPSPEEKEEWIKCIKAAISRDPFYEMLAARKKKVSSTKRH, encoded by the exons atggaggaggagggcggcggcggcggctaCG TGCCCAGTGACCTGACCCCGGAGGAGTGCCAGGAGCTGGAGAACATCCGCCGCCGcaagcaggagctgctggctgacATACAG CGCCTGAAAGATGAGATAGCAGAAGTGACGAACGAGATCGAGAACCTGGGGTCCACGGAGGAGAG GAAAAACATGCAGAGGAACAAGCAGGTGGCCATGGGCAGGAAGAAGTTCAACATGGATCCTAAGAAG GGCATCCAGTTCCTGATCGAAAACGACCTGCTGAAGAACACGTGCGAGGACATCGCTCAGTTCCTTTACAAGGGAGAGGGCCTCAACAAGACGGCCATCGGCGACTACCTGGGCGAGAG GGATGAGTTCAACATCCAAGTCCTGCATGCCTTCGTGGAGCTGCACGAATTCACCGACCTCAACCTCGTGCAGGCCCTGCG GCAGTTCCTGTGGAGCTTCCGGCTGCCCGGCGAGGCGCAGAAGATCGACCGGATGATGGAGGCCTTCGCCCAGCGGTACTGCCAGTGCAACCCCGGCGTCTTCCAGTCCACAG ACACCTGCTACGTGCTCTCCTTCGCCATCATCATGCTCAACACCAGCCTGCACAACCCCAACGTCAAGGACAAACCCACGGCGGAGCGCTTCATCGCCATGAACCGCGGCATCAACGACGGGGGGGACCTACCCGAGGAGCTGCTGCGG AATCTCTACGAGAGCATCAAGAACGAACCCTTCAAAATCCCTGAGGACGACGGCAATGACCTCACCCACACCTTCTTCAACCCCGACCGCGAGGGCTGGCTCCTGAAGCTCGG AGGAGGCCGGGTGAAGACGTGGAAGCGACGCTGGTTCATCCTGACGGACAACTGCCTTTACTACTTCGAGTACACGACG GATAAGGAGCCCCGTGGCATCATCCCCCTGGAGAACCTGAGCATCCGCGAGGTGGAGGACTCCAAGAAGCCG AACTGCTTTGAGCTCTACATCCCCGACAACAAGGACCAGGTCATCAAGGCCTGCAAGACGGAGGCGGACGGGCGTGTGGTGGAGGGGAACCACACGGTCTATCGCATCTCAGCCCCCTCACCCGAGGAGAAGGAGGAGTGGATCAAGTGCATCAA
- the CYTH1 gene encoding cytohesin-1 isoform X1 has protein sequence MGTVSELCASSFQAFLCPSVAAKAVPSDLTPEECQELENIRRRKQELLADIQRLKDEIAEVTNEIENLGSTEERKNMQRNKQVAMGRKKFNMDPKKGIQFLIENDLLKNTCEDIAQFLYKGEGLNKTAIGDYLGERDEFNIQVLHAFVELHEFTDLNLVQALRQFLWSFRLPGEAQKIDRMMEAFAQRYCQCNPGVFQSTDTCYVLSFAIIMLNTSLHNPNVKDKPTAERFIAMNRGINDGGDLPEELLRNLYESIKNEPFKIPEDDGNDLTHTFFNPDREGWLLKLGGRVKTWKRRWFILTDNCLYYFEYTTDKEPRGIIPLENLSIREVEDSKKPNCFELYIPDNKDQVIKACKTEADGRVVEGNHTVYRISAPSPEEKEEWIKCIKAAISRDPFYEMLAARKKKVSSTKRH, from the exons ATGGGGACGGTCAGCGAGCTCTGTGCCTCCAGCTTCCAGGCCTTCCTCTGCCCCTCGGTGGCTGCCAAGGCAG TGCCCAGTGACCTGACCCCGGAGGAGTGCCAGGAGCTGGAGAACATCCGCCGCCGcaagcaggagctgctggctgacATACAG CGCCTGAAAGATGAGATAGCAGAAGTGACGAACGAGATCGAGAACCTGGGGTCCACGGAGGAGAG GAAAAACATGCAGAGGAACAAGCAGGTGGCCATGGGCAGGAAGAAGTTCAACATGGATCCTAAGAAG GGCATCCAGTTCCTGATCGAAAACGACCTGCTGAAGAACACGTGCGAGGACATCGCTCAGTTCCTTTACAAGGGAGAGGGCCTCAACAAGACGGCCATCGGCGACTACCTGGGCGAGAG GGATGAGTTCAACATCCAAGTCCTGCATGCCTTCGTGGAGCTGCACGAATTCACCGACCTCAACCTCGTGCAGGCCCTGCG GCAGTTCCTGTGGAGCTTCCGGCTGCCCGGCGAGGCGCAGAAGATCGACCGGATGATGGAGGCCTTCGCCCAGCGGTACTGCCAGTGCAACCCCGGCGTCTTCCAGTCCACAG ACACCTGCTACGTGCTCTCCTTCGCCATCATCATGCTCAACACCAGCCTGCACAACCCCAACGTCAAGGACAAACCCACGGCGGAGCGCTTCATCGCCATGAACCGCGGCATCAACGACGGGGGGGACCTACCCGAGGAGCTGCTGCGG AATCTCTACGAGAGCATCAAGAACGAACCCTTCAAAATCCCTGAGGACGACGGCAATGACCTCACCCACACCTTCTTCAACCCCGACCGCGAGGGCTGGCTCCTGAAGCTCG GAGGCCGGGTGAAGACGTGGAAGCGACGCTGGTTCATCCTGACGGACAACTGCCTTTACTACTTCGAGTACACGACG GATAAGGAGCCCCGTGGCATCATCCCCCTGGAGAACCTGAGCATCCGCGAGGTGGAGGACTCCAAGAAGCCG AACTGCTTTGAGCTCTACATCCCCGACAACAAGGACCAGGTCATCAAGGCCTGCAAGACGGAGGCGGACGGGCGTGTGGTGGAGGGGAACCACACGGTCTATCGCATCTCAGCCCCCTCACCCGAGGAGAAGGAGGAGTGGATCAAGTGCATCAA